The Phaeacidiphilus oryzae TH49 region GAGCAGGAGCCGACGCCCAGCCACCTCTCCGAGATCTGGCACATCCAGTGCGACCAGGCCTGGTTCGACCAGGAGGAGTCGATGGCCTTCGAGGAGAACCTGGTCTCCGCGGTGGTGGAGCGGGTGCTCGACGACTGCGCCGCCGAGCTGGCCTTCCTCGGCCGCGACGTCGCGGAGCTGGAGCGGGTCAAGCCGCCCTTCGAGCGGCTGAGTTACGACCGGGCGGTGGAGATGATCACTGAGGCCGGCCACCGGATCCGCTGGGGGGAGGACATCGACAGCGATGCGCAGCGCGTCCTCTCCGGCTTCTTCGACAAGCCGTTCTTCCTGGTGGAGCCGCCCTACGAGACGGCCAACTTCTTCTTCAACCGCAATCCCGAGCGGCCCGAGGTCGCCATGGTGCACGACCTCTATGTGCCCGGCTGCGGGGAGATCATCGGCGGCGGCGAGCGGGCGTCCGACATAGAACTGCTCTACGAGAACCTGCTGCACTTCGGCCATCTGCCGGAGGACTACGAGTGGTACCTGGACGGGAAGAAGTACGGGCCGATCCCGCACACCGGGTTCAACTTCGGCTTCGACCGCTTCACCATGTGGCTGCTCGGCCTGGAGGACATCCGGCAGGGCGTCCCGTTCCCGCGCGTTCCCCACACCGCCCCCCGGCCCTGAGGAGCGACCTGACGATGATTTCGAGCGAGAGGCTCGCAGAGCTCCGACTGGCCGCCACCCAGGTGCGGTTGGACTGCATCAAGATGGTCCGCTCCTGCCGTTCGGGCCACCCGTCGGCGTCCTTCTCCCTGGCCGACATCCTGGTCGCGCTCTTCCACGACCACCTGACGATCCGTCCGGACGACCCCGCCTGGGACGACCGCGACCGGTTCATCCTCTCCAAGGGGCACGGCGCGCCCGCGCTGTACTCCCTCCTCTCCCGCACCGGCTACTTCGACCGCGCCGAGCAGGAGAGCCTGCGCCGGGTGGACTCCCGGCTCCAG contains the following coding sequences:
- a CDS encoding amino acid--tRNA ligase-related protein, giving the protein MSTSILRGWLQAAEADWLVLRTAQGELKIQLPDDASVRAGLADITPESSVICEVEQGGQGEEGGQESCPVLCRLTLCHPSEPFPLDPGKDYSRDLSVRHLWLRQPKAGHILRARHKILKAIREALEEHGFIGVQTPLTTQAACVCSGSVFEIPFYDQKAALNQSPWMYVDCLVNSGVDKAYAVMPSFRKEQEPTPSHLSEIWHIQCDQAWFDQEESMAFEENLVSAVVERVLDDCAAELAFLGRDVAELERVKPPFERLSYDRAVEMITEAGHRIRWGEDIDSDAQRVLSGFFDKPFFLVEPPYETANFFFNRNPERPEVAMVHDLYVPGCGEIIGGGERASDIELLYENLLHFGHLPEDYEWYLDGKKYGPIPHTGFNFGFDRFTMWLLGLEDIRQGVPFPRVPHTAPRP